One window of Cherax quadricarinatus isolate ZL_2023a chromosome 18, ASM3850222v1, whole genome shotgun sequence genomic DNA carries:
- the LOC128689295 gene encoding UPAR/Ly6 domain-containing protein crok, producing MLLYKIILSLSLFALTWAQARKGIKCWACNSMTDPFCSDPFDNSTANPKECYLEPELPHLRGVPSTMCRKIRMKVNGHWRYKRDCARLGEAGVGGDARYCIYRTGTFNIHMEYCTCNDKDGCNPAVDVRPSIYLITAASTGLIMLIRKLL from the exons atgtTGCTTTACAAGATAATTCTCTCCCTCTCATTGTTCGCCCTCACATGGGCTCAAGCTAGAAAAG GCATCAAATGTTGGGCCTGCAACAGTATGACAGATCCATTCTGCAGTGACCCATTTGATAACTCTACTGCCAACCCAAAAGAGTGCTATCTTGAGCCAGAGCTGCCTCATCTTCGTGGAGTCCCTtctactatgtgccgcaaaataaGGATGAAAG taaatgGTCATTGGAGGTATAAGAGGGACTGTGCTCGACTTGGAGAAGCTGGAGTCGGAGGAGATGCTCGCTACTGTATATACCGCACAGGAACCTTCAATATTCATATGGAATACTGTACTTGTAATGATAAAGATGGCTGCAATCCTGCAGTTGATGTTCGGCCCAGTATTTACCTCATTACTGCGGCATCCACTGGTTTGATAATGCTTATTAGAAAACTCCTTTGA